A single region of the Hippoglossus hippoglossus isolate fHipHip1 chromosome 17, fHipHip1.pri, whole genome shotgun sequence genome encodes:
- the LOC117778393 gene encoding WW domain-containing adapter protein with coiled-coil-like isoform X1 has translation MVMYARKPARVSDGCNDRRDSQSYQTHKSQPKSQSSSLHRYDKVRDGSADPTPPYKMLRRSDESPVSRQGDSAGHGKAKTSHTVRGKNGTSSSPQENSHNNSSHHGPDSHATQSKPADRDPADDWTEHISSSGKKYYYNCRTEVSQWEKPKDLLEREQRQKDPVKMPPNNFPRDMDYRQEALQDKATTKTTSGDQSTSSNSAHSSSSSSSQSLNSAPGALGSTPSTMSSSSSSTSSSLTGQLLQCVQSPSPALLQDPALLHQLLPALQATLQMSNGSMDMAKLNEVLAAAVTQASLRSVLHKLLTAGPAFNVTALLSAAQHSNQAQHSSQSPVSLTSDASSPRPYVSPRNGTPQNNQKSLGGMHPGNITSSQTRGSMSSGKQGSVSLSQSVEKRPEDPRTHQQRSQEMLCAGSNVSGAALSHAGSSSTSQSQSDNPSSVIPSLASHFDENLIRHIQGWPSENTEKQAARLHEDIHNMGSLYMFEICTEMKNLRSLVRVCEIQATLREQRILFLRQQSKELDKLKNQNSYMV, from the exons ATGGTGATGTATGCAAGGAAACCAGCAAGAGTCAGCGATGG GTGCAACGACAGAAGGGATTCCCAATCCTATCAG ACCCATAAATCTCAGCCAAAGAGCCAGTCCAGCAGCCTACACCGTTACGACAAGGTGCGCGATGGCTCAGCGGATCCCACACCCCCTTACAAGATGCTGCGACGCTCAGACGAAAGTCCTGTCAGCAGACAAGGAGACAGCGCTGGGCATGGCAAGGCAAAAACCTCTCACACAGTTCGAGGAAAAAATG GGACCAGCAGCTCTCCTCAGGAGAACTCTCACAACAACAGCTCCCACCATGGCCCCGACTCGCATGCGACTCAGAGCAAGCCTGCAGACAGG GACCCAGCAGATGACTGGACCGAacacatcagctcctctggaAAGAAGTATTACTACAACTGTAGAACTGAGGTCTCCCAGTGGGAGAAGCCAAAGGACCTGTTGGAGAG GGAACAACGACAGAAAGACCCAGTCAAGATGCCGCCGAACAATTTCCCTAGGGACATGGACTACAGACAAGAGGCCTTGCAGGACAAAGCCACAACAA AGACCACATCAGGGGACCAGTCCACATCATCCAACTCCGcccattcctcctcttcctcttcttctcagaGCCTGAACTCTGCTCCTGGTGCTTTAGGTTCCACCCCCTCCaccatgtcctcctcctcatcctccacctcttcctccttgaCGGGACAGTTACTCCAGTGTGTCCAGTCCCCGTCACCGGCGCTGCTGCAGGACCCAGCTCTGCTACATCAGCTCCTCCCTGCTCTGCAGGCGACTCTGCAGATGAGTAATGGCAGTATGGACATGGCTAAGCTCAATGAGG tCTTGGCCGCTGCTGTCACCCAAGCTTCCTTGCGGTCTGTGCTTCATAAGCTCCTCACTGCTGGACCTGCTTTCAACgtcactgctctgctctcagctgctcagCACTCCAACCAAG CCCAGCACTCCAGTCAGTCCCCTGTCTCTCTAACATCAGATGCGTCATCACCCCGGCCGTACGTGTCACCACGGAACGGCACGCCACAAAACAACCAGAAATCCCTTGGGGGCATGCATCCCGGGAACATCACTTCCTCACAAACAAGG GGCAGTATGTCTTCGGGTAAGCAAGgatctgtctccctgtctcagAGCGTAGAGAAGCGTCCAGAAGACCCCAGAACTCACCAGCAGAGAAG CCAGGAGATGCTGTGTGCGGGATCAAACGTATCCGGTGCTGCGTTGTCCCATGCGGGCTCCAGCAGCACCAGCCAATCCCAGTCTGACAACCCCAGCTCCGTCATTCCCTCACTGGCATCTCATTTCGATGAGAACCTCATCAGACATATCCAAGGATGGCCTTCAGAGAACACGGAGAAACAG GCGGCTCGGTTGCATGAGGACATCCACAACATGGGCAGCTTGTACATGTTTGAGATCTGTACGGAGATGAAAAACCTGCGCTCCCtggtgagagtgtgtgaaatcCAGGCCACACTGAGGGAACAGAG AATCCTGTTTCTGAGGCAGCAGAGCAAAGAGCTGGACAAGCTGAAGAACCAGAACTCCTACATGGTGTAG
- the LOC117778393 gene encoding WW domain-containing adapter protein with coiled-coil-like isoform X3, producing MVMYARKPARVSDGCNDRRDSQSYQTHKSQPKSQSSSLHRYDKVRDGSADPTPPYKMLRRSDESPVSRQGDSAGHGKAKTSHTVRGKNGTSSSPQENSHNNSSHHGPDSHATQSKPADRDPADDWTEHISSSGKKYYYNCRTEVSQWEKPKDLLEREQRQKDPVKMPPNNFPRDMDYRQEALQDKATTKTTSGDQSTSSNSAHSSSSSSSQSLNSAPGALGSTPSTMSSSSSSTSSSLTGQLLQCVQSPSPALLQDPALLHQLLPALQATLQMSNGSMDMAKLNEAQHSSQSPVSLTSDASSPRPYVSPRNGTPQNNQKSLGGMHPGNITSSQTRGSMSSGKQGSVSLSQSVEKRPEDPRTHQQRSQEMLCAGSNVSGAALSHAGSSSTSQSQSDNPSSVIPSLASHFDENLIRHIQGWPSENTEKQAARLHEDIHNMGSLYMFEICTEMKNLRSLVRVCEIQATLREQRILFLRQQSKELDKLKNQNSYMV from the exons ATGGTGATGTATGCAAGGAAACCAGCAAGAGTCAGCGATGG GTGCAACGACAGAAGGGATTCCCAATCCTATCAG ACCCATAAATCTCAGCCAAAGAGCCAGTCCAGCAGCCTACACCGTTACGACAAGGTGCGCGATGGCTCAGCGGATCCCACACCCCCTTACAAGATGCTGCGACGCTCAGACGAAAGTCCTGTCAGCAGACAAGGAGACAGCGCTGGGCATGGCAAGGCAAAAACCTCTCACACAGTTCGAGGAAAAAATG GGACCAGCAGCTCTCCTCAGGAGAACTCTCACAACAACAGCTCCCACCATGGCCCCGACTCGCATGCGACTCAGAGCAAGCCTGCAGACAGG GACCCAGCAGATGACTGGACCGAacacatcagctcctctggaAAGAAGTATTACTACAACTGTAGAACTGAGGTCTCCCAGTGGGAGAAGCCAAAGGACCTGTTGGAGAG GGAACAACGACAGAAAGACCCAGTCAAGATGCCGCCGAACAATTTCCCTAGGGACATGGACTACAGACAAGAGGCCTTGCAGGACAAAGCCACAACAA AGACCACATCAGGGGACCAGTCCACATCATCCAACTCCGcccattcctcctcttcctcttcttctcagaGCCTGAACTCTGCTCCTGGTGCTTTAGGTTCCACCCCCTCCaccatgtcctcctcctcatcctccacctcttcctccttgaCGGGACAGTTACTCCAGTGTGTCCAGTCCCCGTCACCGGCGCTGCTGCAGGACCCAGCTCTGCTACATCAGCTCCTCCCTGCTCTGCAGGCGACTCTGCAGATGAGTAATGGCAGTATGGACATGGCTAAGCTCAATGAGG CCCAGCACTCCAGTCAGTCCCCTGTCTCTCTAACATCAGATGCGTCATCACCCCGGCCGTACGTGTCACCACGGAACGGCACGCCACAAAACAACCAGAAATCCCTTGGGGGCATGCATCCCGGGAACATCACTTCCTCACAAACAAGG GGCAGTATGTCTTCGGGTAAGCAAGgatctgtctccctgtctcagAGCGTAGAGAAGCGTCCAGAAGACCCCAGAACTCACCAGCAGAGAAG CCAGGAGATGCTGTGTGCGGGATCAAACGTATCCGGTGCTGCGTTGTCCCATGCGGGCTCCAGCAGCACCAGCCAATCCCAGTCTGACAACCCCAGCTCCGTCATTCCCTCACTGGCATCTCATTTCGATGAGAACCTCATCAGACATATCCAAGGATGGCCTTCAGAGAACACGGAGAAACAG GCGGCTCGGTTGCATGAGGACATCCACAACATGGGCAGCTTGTACATGTTTGAGATCTGTACGGAGATGAAAAACCTGCGCTCCCtggtgagagtgtgtgaaatcCAGGCCACACTGAGGGAACAGAG AATCCTGTTTCTGAGGCAGCAGAGCAAAGAGCTGGACAAGCTGAAGAACCAGAACTCCTACATGGTGTAG
- the LOC117778393 gene encoding WW domain-containing adapter protein with coiled-coil-like isoform X2, with amino-acid sequence MMTHKSQPKSQSSSLHRYDKVRDGSADPTPPYKMLRRSDESPVSRQGDSAGHGKAKTSHTVRGKNGTSSSPQENSHNNSSHHGPDSHATQSKPADRDPADDWTEHISSSGKKYYYNCRTEVSQWEKPKDLLEREQRQKDPVKMPPNNFPRDMDYRQEALQDKATTKTTSGDQSTSSNSAHSSSSSSSQSLNSAPGALGSTPSTMSSSSSSTSSSLTGQLLQCVQSPSPALLQDPALLHQLLPALQATLQMSNGSMDMAKLNEVLAAAVTQASLRSVLHKLLTAGPAFNVTALLSAAQHSNQAQHSSQSPVSLTSDASSPRPYVSPRNGTPQNNQKSLGGMHPGNITSSQTRGSMSSGKQGSVSLSQSVEKRPEDPRTHQQRSQEMLCAGSNVSGAALSHAGSSSTSQSQSDNPSSVIPSLASHFDENLIRHIQGWPSENTEKQAARLHEDIHNMGSLYMFEICTEMKNLRSLVRVCEIQATLREQRILFLRQQSKELDKLKNQNSYMV; translated from the exons ATGATG ACCCATAAATCTCAGCCAAAGAGCCAGTCCAGCAGCCTACACCGTTACGACAAGGTGCGCGATGGCTCAGCGGATCCCACACCCCCTTACAAGATGCTGCGACGCTCAGACGAAAGTCCTGTCAGCAGACAAGGAGACAGCGCTGGGCATGGCAAGGCAAAAACCTCTCACACAGTTCGAGGAAAAAATG GGACCAGCAGCTCTCCTCAGGAGAACTCTCACAACAACAGCTCCCACCATGGCCCCGACTCGCATGCGACTCAGAGCAAGCCTGCAGACAGG GACCCAGCAGATGACTGGACCGAacacatcagctcctctggaAAGAAGTATTACTACAACTGTAGAACTGAGGTCTCCCAGTGGGAGAAGCCAAAGGACCTGTTGGAGAG GGAACAACGACAGAAAGACCCAGTCAAGATGCCGCCGAACAATTTCCCTAGGGACATGGACTACAGACAAGAGGCCTTGCAGGACAAAGCCACAACAA AGACCACATCAGGGGACCAGTCCACATCATCCAACTCCGcccattcctcctcttcctcttcttctcagaGCCTGAACTCTGCTCCTGGTGCTTTAGGTTCCACCCCCTCCaccatgtcctcctcctcatcctccacctcttcctccttgaCGGGACAGTTACTCCAGTGTGTCCAGTCCCCGTCACCGGCGCTGCTGCAGGACCCAGCTCTGCTACATCAGCTCCTCCCTGCTCTGCAGGCGACTCTGCAGATGAGTAATGGCAGTATGGACATGGCTAAGCTCAATGAGG tCTTGGCCGCTGCTGTCACCCAAGCTTCCTTGCGGTCTGTGCTTCATAAGCTCCTCACTGCTGGACCTGCTTTCAACgtcactgctctgctctcagctgctcagCACTCCAACCAAG CCCAGCACTCCAGTCAGTCCCCTGTCTCTCTAACATCAGATGCGTCATCACCCCGGCCGTACGTGTCACCACGGAACGGCACGCCACAAAACAACCAGAAATCCCTTGGGGGCATGCATCCCGGGAACATCACTTCCTCACAAACAAGG GGCAGTATGTCTTCGGGTAAGCAAGgatctgtctccctgtctcagAGCGTAGAGAAGCGTCCAGAAGACCCCAGAACTCACCAGCAGAGAAG CCAGGAGATGCTGTGTGCGGGATCAAACGTATCCGGTGCTGCGTTGTCCCATGCGGGCTCCAGCAGCACCAGCCAATCCCAGTCTGACAACCCCAGCTCCGTCATTCCCTCACTGGCATCTCATTTCGATGAGAACCTCATCAGACATATCCAAGGATGGCCTTCAGAGAACACGGAGAAACAG GCGGCTCGGTTGCATGAGGACATCCACAACATGGGCAGCTTGTACATGTTTGAGATCTGTACGGAGATGAAAAACCTGCGCTCCCtggtgagagtgtgtgaaatcCAGGCCACACTGAGGGAACAGAG AATCCTGTTTCTGAGGCAGCAGAGCAAAGAGCTGGACAAGCTGAAGAACCAGAACTCCTACATGGTGTAG